In a single window of the Microbacterium sp. SL75 genome:
- a CDS encoding ECF transporter S component — translation MHTSTSAPANRSSVAATNRFSWRVVDIVVAAVLGVAIGLLFWGWNTVGGLWFTAMDGLTPGLGGIAVGIWLIGGVIGGLVIRKPGAALLVELIAAIVSALIGNVWGVTTIFSGLAQGLGAELIFLAFLYVRFTLPVAMLAGVGAGVGAWVLELFLTPNIVKSLEFNLIYLGTLAVSGALLAGLVGWLLVRALAATGALSRFAAGREARRDV, via the coding sequence ATGCACACGTCCACGTCTGCCCCCGCGAACCGCTCATCGGTCGCCGCGACGAACCGCTTCTCGTGGCGCGTCGTCGACATCGTCGTCGCCGCCGTCCTGGGCGTTGCGATCGGCCTGCTCTTCTGGGGTTGGAACACCGTCGGCGGCCTCTGGTTCACCGCGATGGACGGCCTCACCCCGGGTCTCGGCGGGATCGCCGTCGGCATCTGGCTGATCGGCGGCGTCATCGGCGGCCTCGTCATCCGCAAGCCCGGGGCGGCGCTGCTCGTCGAGCTGATCGCGGCGATCGTGTCGGCGCTCATCGGCAACGTGTGGGGCGTGACCACGATCTTCTCGGGCCTGGCCCAGGGTCTCGGCGCCGAGCTGATCTTCCTCGCCTTCCTCTACGTGCGTTTCACGCTGCCCGTCGCGATGCTCGCGGGTGTCGGCGCCGGTGTCGGGGCCTGGGTGCTGGAGCTGTTCCTCACGCCCAACATCGTGAAGTCGCTCGAGTTCAACCTCATCTACCTCGGTACCCTCGCCGTCTCGGGTGCCCTGCTGGCCGGTCTCGTCGGCTGGCTGCTCGTGCGCGCCCTCGCCGCCACCGGGGCGCTCAGCCGCTTCGCCGCGGGCCGGGAAGCGCGTCGCGACGTCTGA
- a CDS encoding D-alanyl-D-alanine carboxypeptidase family protein: MHEQTPASRRALRAQDSSPRAATSGDFGPALSTTGELGPALALPDATSPALRSGEAEQGGAVADAAVSEPPASEVSSGEARATPLPVALGALLWVDPDEAGAPRPTPTFVVSGATSRSVDLLAGARRPVLRPGTIIPTLLFVLIIAAYAATTLLWPLNAVMPTTRAVAVQPIAAPAAVPAWPAEGEAAIALDGIPDTLSSSASAPESIASITKVVTALVVLDRLPLAPGEQGKSYTFTQADSADYWQYRARGESSLDVPVDGSLTQLQMLQGMLIASANNYAQRLSTDLFGTDAEFAAAATQYLAERGIEGITIVNPTGIEAGNTATPAALIALAERALANPVIAEIVRTPELTLPGAGTFKNGNALLADPGVIGVKTGTLDAWNLLTAKDITVGTATVRAYAAVLGQPGPDSRNQAARDLFARIEQELQPKPSVPAGTLVGKAETLWGPDIDLVTESDATVVLWNGGAAQTSTSFSLGDTTTAGSTVGTLTATGPVDADTVDVKLTGDIDPPSPWWRLTHPLDLFGLND; this comes from the coding sequence GTGCACGAGCAGACCCCGGCCTCACGGCGTGCGCTGCGTGCCCAGGACTCCTCGCCTCGCGCGGCGACCTCCGGCGACTTCGGCCCCGCTCTGTCGACGACGGGCGAGCTCGGCCCCGCCCTTGCGCTTCCCGATGCCACGTCCCCGGCCCTGCGGTCCGGGGAGGCGGAGCAGGGTGGCGCGGTGGCGGATGCCGCGGTGAGCGAGCCCCCGGCATCCGAGGTCTCCTCCGGTGAGGCTCGCGCCACGCCTTTGCCGGTCGCGCTCGGGGCGTTGCTCTGGGTCGATCCCGACGAAGCGGGAGCCCCGCGACCGACCCCGACGTTCGTCGTCTCGGGGGCCACCTCGCGCTCGGTCGACCTGCTCGCGGGTGCGCGTCGGCCGGTGCTGCGCCCCGGAACGATCATCCCCACGCTGCTCTTCGTGCTGATCATCGCCGCCTACGCCGCGACGACGCTGCTCTGGCCGCTGAACGCCGTCATGCCGACGACCCGGGCGGTCGCCGTGCAGCCGATCGCTGCTCCGGCGGCGGTTCCGGCATGGCCCGCCGAGGGCGAAGCGGCGATCGCGCTCGACGGAATCCCCGACACGCTGTCGTCGTCGGCCAGCGCTCCCGAATCGATCGCGAGCATCACCAAGGTCGTCACGGCACTCGTCGTTCTCGATCGACTGCCGCTCGCCCCGGGAGAACAGGGCAAGAGCTACACCTTCACGCAGGCCGACAGCGCGGACTACTGGCAGTACCGGGCCCGCGGGGAGTCGTCGCTCGACGTTCCCGTCGACGGCAGCCTCACCCAGCTGCAGATGCTGCAGGGCATGCTCATCGCCTCCGCCAACAACTACGCGCAGCGCCTGTCGACAGACCTCTTCGGGACGGATGCCGAGTTCGCGGCCGCCGCGACCCAGTACCTCGCGGAGCGGGGCATCGAGGGCATCACGATCGTGAACCCCACCGGGATCGAAGCCGGCAACACCGCCACCCCGGCCGCGCTCATCGCACTGGCCGAGCGGGCGCTCGCCAATCCCGTGATCGCCGAGATCGTGCGCACCCCGGAGCTGACCCTGCCCGGAGCCGGCACGTTCAAGAACGGCAACGCGCTGCTGGCCGACCCCGGAGTGATCGGGGTGAAGACGGGCACGCTCGATGCGTGGAACCTGCTCACCGCGAAAGACATCACCGTCGGAACCGCCACCGTGCGCGCGTACGCCGCCGTTCTCGGTCAGCCCGGGCCCGACAGCCGCAACCAGGCCGCGCGCGACCTCTTCGCCCGCATCGAGCAGGAACTGCAGCCGAAGCCCTCGGTGCCCGCCGGGACGCTGGTCGGCAAGGCCGAGACGCTGTGGGGTCCCGACATCGATCTCGTGACGGAGTCCGACGCCACGGTCGTGCTGTGGAACGGCGGTGCGGCGCAGACCTCCACGTCCTTCAGCCTCGGCGACACCACCACGGCGGGCTCGACCGTGGGGACGCTGACCGCGACCGGTCCCGTCGACGCCGACACGGTCGATGTGAAGCTCACCGGCGACATCGACCCGCCGAGCCCCTGGTGGCGCCTCACCCACCCTCTCGACCTCTTCGGCCTGAACGACTGA